TCAAATTTATGGACATCTTgtcaaatcatgaacattttttgaaatcaagaatgattttttgaaatcatgaacattttgtaaattcacaaacattttttaaaaactcatgagcatTTGTTGAAATAGTTAGCATTTTTTAGAAAAATTGACGAAtaatttttgaaattttgaacattgttttgaaattcatgaataatTTATTGATTCAGCAAACATTTTTCGTATTTCGGGATCAGTAGTTgaaattcttgaacagtttatgaATTTTCTGAACATTTGTAAAAAATCATGAACGTTTTTTTATCCATGAACATATTTTAAGCGTGGGCCATACCCTGTGCCCCCATGAGAATACAAATTGCATATTTCCTAACACTTTAGAACTTCTAGAGTAGTTAGAGCTTCGTTGTCATATGTTGACCAAGTAGTGGCTTTTGGACCAATAGTTTTGCTCATGAAGGCAATGGGTTGTCCTTGTTGACTGTTGCATTAATATTGCTCATATGTCATATCCAGTCATAGTGGTTTTCAGAAGTTCAAAGGGCCATTGCTCCTGTCCACTTAAAATTATCTTTCTTCAGTGCTTGATAAAGGGGCTTGCAAATAATTCCATAGTTTTTAATGAACCTCCAGTAGTAGCCTGCAAGGTTTAGACCAAGCTGCAATAGCATGTAATTTATTTTAACTTACAAGTCTGTAGCCATTCCATTTACAGTAATAATGTGCCCCAGGTAGTCCACTTGTTTCTGGCCAAAAGTGCATTCGGACATCTTTTCGCAGAGCTGATTCTGTTTTGAGTATTTCAAATACTGCTCTCAAGTGTTCAGTGTGCTCTTTAGAGAGCTACATATGGGCAACTGGAGTCTGGGTGTAGAAACAAGGAACAGGCTACCATGACGAGTGCTTAAGCTTTTAGCTTTTTCGTTTTGAACACTTTAATGGCACATCGGCAAAATCAGTAACGGCCCACCAAAACTATTTTCCGTACCAAATGGCCCATGTAGGATGCCAGCAGCAGGCACATCATACAACATGATCATGCGTGCACTCAAGAACATCATATAAGCAGATTTTGCTACAGCCTCCGATCCATACTACTTGTCACTCAAAAAGATGTATTTAGatccgtttgagcgacaagtaatatgtaTCCGAGGGAGTattaaaaaagaaagagaagacaTGCAGCTCTACTTCGCAGGTACAATGCAAGTGCACATCTGTAGTTATTCAATGAGGACATTACAGATTCAATGGGAAAAATCCAATCCATATTCCTAGAGCTGCCACAGAGTTTAGATCGAATCCATGTTAACCTGTTCATGCCTCTTTTACATCGCCAGGCGTCGCAGCAGTCTACTGGTTGAGTCTATAGCCTCTTCCTCTGAAGGCAGTAGGGCCTGTGTTAGCTGGCCGGACTGGAGAGTTTGCCTGCACGCCCAACCTGAATCGAGCAACAATCTTGTGTCTGTGCAAGTGCAGCATGTTAAGGAACCAAAGAGCATATATCACTGGGAATGAAGTAACAATATCATAAAAGCTGTAGTAAACAATGTTGGTAGGTAACTATGACTGAGAGAAAAATGCTTCATTAACCATAAGGATACACCCACATAGGAGTCTTGAGGTAGTTCTTTCCGCTAGCTAGCGGATACAACACTGTAAAGAAGTAGTACAGATGTCCAACCATAATGCCCAAAAGGCCAGGCAGTATTGGAGAGccaaatatcacatccaatccaagCATAGCCCATGGTAGATAAAATGACTGCACAAATAGTAAGTACATTTACGACATGAGTATATTCAATCTAGGGCAGTTCTGTGACACGATCAAGCACTTAAGAATAGTATGAGAACAAGGCGTTACCCTCAATTGGACGAGGCCATACATGCTTATCTGAGAGTTTGGGTACTCTCGGCTCCAGACATAAAGAAGCATGCTAACCATAGGAATGCCCAACAAATAAGTCTCGAGATAGGGAATAGCAGACAGTACCTGAACCAATCAAGTAGAAATAAATTTAACTCTTAAGAGATTTGATTCATTTGTTTGTAAACGTAATAAGTAGGAGTGCCACTAACCAGTAACGAGATTGCACCAAATATCATCATCCACAAGAAATCTGCTGCCCGCTTCTCAAATGAACCCTTCTCCAACTGCACACCATATCTTGCTCTACATGGCAACATACATAAACAATTTCAACCAACAGCTGCCAGTTTATCTTTATAATATTCTGAAAGTAACCATGTTTATAGTAATTGTGATTAATAGGTATCTGACAAGACTTACATCATCAGAAGGCGAATACCAAAGTTGATGGAGAACTTGCCCAGGAAAAAGAAGCTTGTAAATAGCCTCCATATCTGCATGGTCCAAAATTGAAGATTACTGTACAATCTCAAAGCAGCATCATAATGCGCTTGTTACAAATAAGtaatgcaagagagagagagagagagagagagagagagagagagagcatgagcAGATGCTAACCTGAAAACTCTTGAACACATAGGGATAAGATAAATAAAGAAGGCCTGGGTCTAGTATCTGGAGCTGAACCAGCACTGTGGTAAAGAAACACAATGTTCCATATGCCTTGCTTATTGGTGGAAGTGAATTGTAGTACCTGAAACAGGAAATTAAGTCCTCAATTTTTCCGTACTGCCGAGATTGAACTAATGCAGAAAAAAAAATGAATAGCTCATCCACTGGGATAATGATTCAGCATCCTAACCTATTTCTCTCAATATGGACCCATCTTAACATGCCACCATGCATGGGAGAAAACCCACCCCAACATGCAACCATTCATGGGGAAATGTTTAGTCATTTCCTTTCTATTATGCTACTTATACCCAACATTTTTTTACTACTATACAGTAATCAAATACAATAAATTACATGTATTTTCAGTTTCAGTTCTCATATTATTAGTACAAATATTCATGTTCTATATAACCAAATCTCATTGAAATATATTCAATCCCCGCAGCAACACGCTGGGTATCATCTCTGTTTTCCTATTAGAAGTGAACCACAAAGCTAAACTGCAGCTGCTGAAGTGAAGAATTTATATTCTTGTCTTCTAATActtcctctctctcagtttacaaggcgtgcgcgtacccctaggtcgtcaatttaacCAACctaaatatattacaaaaaatataccattataaacttcagatgttctattttcaaacggtataatttttgtgttatatagtttatattacggtgataaaattggcaaccgaGGGGTACGCGCAtgccttgtaaactgaaacggagggagtattagagatctctgaactatttttaatgccAGTGAAAAGTTCATCCAGTACAATCATGATTCAGTAATTGTGATGTACATCACGGAAGACATTAAATTACACATCAGAAGTATTTATCACAAAGGAACAAACAAGAGAATTTTGCAAATAAAACTTCAAGGAGATATACATTAATAGTGCAAAATAAATGTATGGGGCAAACCAACAAAAATCAAGTCAGCCTATATAGGAAAACATAAACAGAGTAAAGCCCTTCCGCAAGAGAACTAATTGGTGTCAAACTGAGCTCAAAATTTGCCATATCCAAATCTCAGTTCTCAGTTAACAAATCTAGATAACAATCTTTTAAGCAAAGACAGTCATAGTGTATGAGAATCATACAAAATTAGTTCAACATTTCAAAATTATACCAAAAAGTGACTTCTTCTGACCAAATCTGTATCCTGAAAACTTCCAACACGGATACTTACAACCATTGTTGGCTCTTAGCGGCCAGAGCCTGATTGTATTGCAACTTTGCAAGCATGTTGCAATGAGTCTGTAGTAGGTTCCCAACAAATAGGCACAAAAGATAATACCTCAATTCTTTTAAGTTGTTTTGGACATCAAGTTGGTCTCACGTTCAACCTTTGATGTATACCTTCTCCACTTGTATGTGAGCAGAAGTTGTTAAAACTGACATAATGTTATTTAAGCGTTTCTTAACCAGTCAAGAAATTCATTTTTGTGCAAGAAATCTAGAAATTATTTCTTTAGGACATTAGTATCCAATGTTTCGCATTTTTCACTGCCAGAAGGCTATTGAACTGTACTAGCTATGGAACATTTTAAATATTGAAGACTGTGAAATTCCAGAATACTGCACTTGGTGCTACTTGGGAACGATGCCTCCGAAACCAAAATTTATAAACCAAGAGAAACTTGTGGCCAACTACAGCAAACGTCAGTGTAAGCGGGCATCAGCCTCCCATGGACCTTCCCAAAAAAACATCAGCATAAATAACCGAGCATCTGGGAGAATTGTTGTTCATGAGAAATACAAATTAGCTATTGAAACAACAAGCTTATAAACCAATGTGTCCCTTCAAATTGGCGCTAAGCAACAGAACTACGGCCTAGCTGCTTACGGTTTCACAACTCACAAAAATCAATTGGTAGAACCACCAATTCAGGGCTCAGTTGTCCTGAAATAGAAAAGGCGGCCATGACCTCCTGCTCAAGTTTGAAAGACGAGCTCCCACTGTTCCACATACATGTCACAAACTCACAAGGATGATCTCTTATGTACACCCAGTAGCGAAGGCAAGAATAATTTTTAGGTGTGGCAAAATTTATGAAGGAAAAAACCATGTATAATACAACTTTGCAGGAGTTTAATAAAATACTAACTAGGTATGTATTGTTTTGTGTTCGGCATGTACAACCAAAAACTAATACTAACCAATTAGTTTCAACAACGTTCGGTGGGCGGTAAGAACATTAGCTCCAAAACAAGTTCAGTTTCAATTATGTATCTTTCATACGTACTTGTCCTCGCTCTTCGACTTTTTCTACATACTAACCCAGTAGTTCTCACATCCTTGCTGTCTAGCCCAACTCACCGGCCGGCCAGTGGTCGCTACGCTCGCTGCTGTTGTGTGCCTACCGCCTGCACACATGATCACAACTCCACAATTGTTTCGACTTTCCAGGACTTTGTAACTGGCGGTCGCTAATTTTTTTTAGAGAACAGATTGAGCAAAATGACAATGCTTATTGGCCAGTCGGATCATGTATTCGTGTGTTTAATTCATTTGTGGGGTCAAATCACAACTCGCAAACCCAGTGACAAATGCATCAGGCCCACCAGTAGGCAGCAACCAGGCCTAACGCACACTGAATCACAACTCGCAAACCCAGTGACAAATGCATCAGGCCCACCAGTAGGCAGCAACCAGGCCTAAAGCAAGAAGCAGATCAGACCAACGAAATAACACGAAACAAACTGCGCTAACTCTCCAAGGTAGTCCCAACCCTAACACGACTAAATTCGTCGCAAAAACATTTACAAAGTCACTAAAATACACTACAGCGTGTCCCGCCGCACCCGCCCCTCGCTCCCTTGCAAAGCCAGCACAGTCCCATCCAATTAGCTCAAGCATACGAAACTAGAGTTCAATCTGAACAATATTTCTCCAGCTCCTCCGTTAATCGCCCCACCCAAACCATCGATCCCGATAAGAATAAGCGCATCTGTGCCTAGGAATTTGAGAATTGAGCAAAAGACGATGCTAAACTGCTGTAGGATTCAAGAGGACTCACTCTGCGGGTGAAGACATCTCGTTGCGTGGGGGAGCGGCGATGGATTCGGGATCTTCCAGGTCTCGGCCTCTCTCGGGTCTCGTCGTCAGTCTCGTCCTCGCTGGGCGTGGGCGGAGAAGTAGAATAAAGTGGTAGTCGCTTGGCGAGACTTCCAGAGGGGGAAAGCTAGATGGACCGTCGGATCCATGATCGGACACATGCAGGTGGTTCGGACACGTAGGTGTAGGTTCTATGGCGCACGCCATTGGCCGGGGCCGTGGCTTGGTGGTGAGGTGGTTCCTGTGACGTGGCGAGGAACTACGAGCCGTTGGATTTATGGGACCTGACGGTAAGATGGCCGGTCCATGATGGTACAAATCATCAGAAAATAAGTAGCTTGATTCAGAAAATATCCCAAGCCTTTCGTAGTATTCGGTGAAGGCAGCACTGGTGAACTTTGTGTTGTTGTCGGTGATAATGCGGGGGAGACTTGTGAGATCTTACATTAGATGAGACCGGTGAGATTCATTTTTGTGAAAAAAATCTAAATGTTCAAACATTCTCAAAAAAATTATAGACGCACATCAATGGTTGATGGTTCAACCTTAAAAAGTTTCAGCTCCTGATTCAACATGCATTaatagaaacaaaaaagacaaaaatgTACGTGAATAGTATCAAAGTACTATTCACCCAAAGCTGTCACTATTCACATTCAAAATTGACTTTTTGAATCTCCAAATGTACATCGAGTTCCGAGCTGGGTTTTTTGGAGTTGTAGACATACCCCACATGGGTCAaataatttcagtttttttaaaatgtCTAAATATGAATTTTTGGGTTGATCTCTCTCACGATCTCATCTAATGTGAGATCTTGTACAAGTCTCCCCCGTGATGATGTGATCCGTGACGCTAAAGCGGCACACAATCCCTCGGAAGAAGCTAATGGCGGTGTTGGCGGTGACCTTGACGATAGGCACGGCCtctacccatttggtgaacttgtcgacgatATGTAGAGGTACTCTTAGCCCTCGACCGCTCGGGGCAAGTCCCCAAAGATGTCCAGCTCATAGACTACGAAGGGCTACGAGAGGGGGATGTTGTGGAGGGCCTGTGTTGACTAGTAGATCTGCTTTGGATGGAGTTGGCACACCTC
The sequence above is a segment of the Triticum dicoccoides isolate Atlit2015 ecotype Zavitan chromosome 1A, WEW_v2.0, whole genome shotgun sequence genome. Coding sequences within it:
- the LOC119368189 gene encoding derlin-1; the protein is MSSPAEYYNSLPPISKAYGTLCFFTTVLVQLQILDPGLLYLSYPYVFKSFQIWRLFTSFFFLGKFSINFGIRLLMIARYGVQLEKGSFEKRAADFLWMMIFGAISLLVLSAIPYLETYLLGIPMVSMLLYVWSREYPNSQISMYGLVQLRSFYLPWAMLGLDVIFGSPILPGLLGIMVGHLYYFFTVLYPLASGKNYLKTPMWVHKIVARFRLGVQANSPVRPANTGPTAFRGRGYRLNQ